A window of the Xanthocytophaga agilis genome harbors these coding sequences:
- a CDS encoding M43 family zinc metalloprotease — protein sequence MRPWGWFSIAFCIVFYLSEKSIAQTTIQRCATTSYDSLLKAKNPVYRKSRERFEEILRQYQTSGRSSRISANTLTIPVVVHVVHNNQNGIIGGINNSNISDDQIHEQIRVLNEDYRKKENTNGFNTNPVGADVNIQFVLASADPNGMVTNGIIRTYSSKPGFNPESEEDRHVLATISGWPTDRYLNIWVTTLSGNTIGYAQFPDGTGLAGLDAENGYEDSDGVFIHYGAFGVGPYVSSSIYDLGRTTTHEIGHWLGLLHTWGDTYCGTDYIDDTPVAASANNSSSLNCVSVYSNCTGTQTRNMTENYMDYSPDLCMNIFTQGQKDRIWLTLDLSPRRKKLVEYVQTENQLPESDKLTIRNSYPNPLSHDNRNLRLEVLLKGTQDITVDILNRLGGIVKTSQYPQIASSNIGIDLTTMAQGIYLVRVRTANEEKATKVVVY from the coding sequence ATGAGACCATGGGGTTGGTTTTCCATTGCTTTCTGTATAGTATTTTATTTATCAGAAAAATCAATTGCTCAGACTACTATACAGAGATGTGCTACCACCTCATATGATTCATTATTAAAAGCAAAAAATCCTGTTTATCGTAAAAGCAGAGAGCGGTTTGAAGAAATACTTCGACAATACCAGACATCTGGGAGATCTTCTCGTATTAGTGCGAATACACTTACTATACCTGTGGTTGTCCATGTGGTACATAACAATCAGAATGGCATTATTGGTGGGATAAATAACTCTAATATTTCTGATGATCAGATCCATGAGCAAATCAGAGTATTGAATGAAGATTATCGAAAAAAGGAAAATACAAATGGATTCAATACAAATCCCGTAGGAGCAGATGTTAATATCCAATTTGTACTCGCCAGTGCTGACCCGAATGGTATGGTAACTAATGGTATTATTCGCACTTATTCTTCGAAGCCAGGTTTTAATCCTGAAAGTGAAGAGGACCGACATGTATTAGCTACAATCTCTGGTTGGCCTACAGATCGGTATCTCAACATTTGGGTTACTACACTTTCTGGTAATACAATTGGATATGCTCAATTTCCCGATGGTACAGGATTAGCTGGTCTGGATGCAGAAAATGGCTATGAAGATAGTGATGGTGTATTTATTCATTATGGAGCCTTTGGGGTAGGGCCTTATGTCTCTAGTTCTATATATGATCTTGGTAGAACTACAACCCATGAAATTGGTCATTGGCTAGGGTTATTACATACATGGGGCGATACGTATTGTGGTACAGATTATATTGATGATACTCCTGTTGCTGCCAGCGCCAATAACAGTTCCTCATTGAACTGTGTCAGCGTCTATTCTAATTGTACTGGCACTCAAACCCGAAATATGACTGAAAACTACATGGATTATTCTCCAGATCTGTGTATGAATATATTTACGCAAGGGCAGAAAGACCGTATCTGGCTGACACTGGATCTTAGTCCCCGTAGAAAGAAACTTGTTGAGTATGTACAAACAGAGAACCAACTCCCTGAATCTGACAAACTCACTATACGCAACAGTTATCCCAACCCTCTTAGTCACGATAACCGGAATTTGCGTTTAGAAGTTTTACTAAAAGGAACGCAAGATATAACAGTGGACATACTAAATCGTTTGGGTGGTATTGTAAAAACATCTCAGTATCCTCAAATAGCTAGTAGCAATATAGGCATTGATCTTACTACTATGGCGCAGGGAATTTATCTGGTGCGTGTACGTACTGCAAATGAAGAGAAGGCAACAAAGGTAGTTGTGTATTAA
- a CDS encoding sterol desaturase family protein, protein METNQQTTPKPKNSGRKQLFENPVLERLTRTHISIPISIFVLFSIGLLMYAFTMAQLPYLVIGVLFFSGLILFTLVEYLMHRYVFHMSTHTATRAKLQYTMHGVHHEYPKDKERLAMPPIISITIATLLLGITYLIMNKYAFAFLPGFVMGYAGYLFVHYITHAYAPPKNMFRQLWIHHSMHHYKDGHKAFGVSSPLWDYIFGTMP, encoded by the coding sequence ATGGAAACAAACCAACAAACTACTCCTAAACCCAAAAATTCAGGTAGAAAACAACTTTTTGAAAACCCAGTTCTAGAGCGTTTAACCCGCACACATATTTCAATCCCTATTTCGATTTTTGTTCTATTTTCAATAGGATTGCTTATGTACGCATTTACAATGGCTCAATTACCTTATCTTGTAATTGGGGTTTTGTTTTTTAGTGGCCTCATTCTTTTTACCCTGGTCGAGTATTTGATGCATCGATATGTATTCCATATGAGTACACATACTGCAACAAGAGCTAAACTTCAGTATACTATGCATGGTGTACATCATGAATATCCAAAAGATAAAGAACGTTTGGCAATGCCTCCCATTATTAGTATTACCATTGCAACACTTCTATTGGGTATTACATATTTAATTATGAATAAGTATGCATTTGCCTTTTTACCTGGTTTTGTAATGGGCTACGCTGGTTATTTATTTGTGCACTATATTACTCATGCGTATGCACCTCCTAAAAACATGTTTCGTCAGTTGTGGATTCATCATAGCATGCATCATTACAAAGATGGCCATAAGGCATTTGGAGTATCTTCACCATTATGGGACTATATCTTTGGAACAATGCCTTGA
- a CDS encoding sister chromatid cohesion protein PDS5 codes for MSVFKNIKSLFIVDETSTDNQSVQQQPQATQQKTTSNQTPPPVPQNTPTIPGGVDQRIFDSLLKALEDNNQPGFDFLEFKNSLQTLATIIPDESTRYKSAYATAATMGLTVEKLVDSAKFYQGILSREKDNFDKAVVQQVDLNVTAKQKEAERLQTLIQQKAEQIKKLTEEITAHQEEMNKAQSVITEAATKIETTKNNFYVTLEAVMGQIQNDIANIERFLK; via the coding sequence ATGAGTGTATTCAAGAATATTAAGTCGCTTTTTATTGTAGATGAAACCAGTACAGACAATCAGTCTGTTCAGCAGCAACCACAGGCGACACAACAAAAAACAACTTCCAATCAAACACCTCCACCAGTACCACAGAATACACCAACAATACCCGGAGGAGTTGATCAGCGAATCTTTGACTCTTTGCTGAAAGCATTGGAAGATAATAATCAACCAGGATTTGATTTTCTGGAGTTTAAGAATTCATTACAAACTTTGGCTACTATAATTCCTGATGAATCTACACGATATAAATCTGCCTATGCTACCGCTGCGACTATGGGATTAACAGTTGAAAAGCTGGTAGATAGTGCAAAATTTTATCAGGGAATATTATCGAGGGAAAAAGATAATTTTGATAAAGCTGTTGTACAACAGGTAGATTTGAATGTAACTGCAAAGCAAAAGGAAGCAGAGCGTTTGCAAACTCTTATTCAACAGAAAGCAGAGCAGATAAAGAAGCTAACAGAAGAAATTACTGCTCATCAGGAAGAAATGAATAAAGCCCAAAGTGTAATAACTGAAGCTGCTACCAAAATTGAAACAACCAAAAACAACTTCTATGTTACTCTTGAGGCTGTAATGGGACAAATTCAGAATGATATTGCCAATATTGAGCGATTCCTGAAATGA
- a CDS encoding PhoH family protein: MVEKVITLEDVSLIDFLGVENSNIKEVAAAFPNSRIISRGNEIRIKGTTPEIIKISDILNALLEHYHKFGNITQESIQNYIRQEEDVVVPSLALDNDILVYGTKGLIIKAKTANQKKLVATVMEHDLVFALGPAGTGKTYISVAMAVRALKNKEVRKIIITRPAVEAGENLGFLPGDLKEKIDPYLRPIYDALDDMIPPEKLKQYLENRVIEIAPLAYMRGRTLHDAFILLDEAQNTTPMQIKMFLTRMGPNSKVIITGDQSQVDLPNRQKSGLSEALHILRNVSGIGFVELDTRDVVRHRLVKAIIDAYDKAEKSI; this comes from the coding sequence TTGGTAGAAAAAGTAATCACATTAGAAGATGTTTCCCTGATTGATTTTTTAGGGGTAGAAAATTCAAATATCAAAGAAGTAGCTGCGGCATTTCCCAATAGCCGTATTATTTCAAGAGGTAATGAAATTCGCATCAAGGGTACTACACCCGAAATCATTAAGATCAGCGATATTCTGAATGCTTTACTTGAGCACTATCATAAATTTGGTAATATTACTCAGGAAAGCATCCAAAACTATATTCGTCAGGAAGAAGATGTAGTTGTTCCTAGTCTGGCTCTTGATAATGATATTCTGGTGTATGGTACCAAAGGACTGATCATCAAGGCCAAGACTGCCAATCAAAAGAAATTGGTAGCAACTGTAATGGAACATGATCTGGTTTTTGCATTGGGACCGGCAGGGACTGGTAAGACATATATATCAGTAGCTATGGCTGTCAGGGCTTTGAAAAATAAAGAGGTAAGAAAAATTATCATTACCCGGCCAGCAGTAGAAGCAGGTGAAAATTTAGGTTTTTTGCCCGGAGATCTCAAAGAAAAAATAGATCCGTATCTCCGACCTATTTATGACGCACTCGATGATATGATACCACCAGAGAAATTGAAACAATATCTGGAGAATCGTGTGATTGAGATTGCACCATTAGCTTATATGCGTGGACGTACACTGCATGATGCCTTTATCCTACTTGACGAAGCTCAGAATACAACACCTATGCAGATCAAAATGTTTTTGACACGTATGGGACCTAATTCGAAAGTGATTATCACAGGAGATCAATCACAGGTAGACTTGCCTAATCGTCAGAAGTCTGGATTAAGCGAGGCATTACATATATTGCGCAATGTATCTGGAATTGGATTTGTAGAACTCGATACACGGGATGTGGTTCGTCATAGACTGGTAAAAGCCATTATTGATGCCTATGATAAGGCTGAAAAGTCTATTTAA
- a CDS encoding vWA domain-containing protein, with translation MLGYRFSKYTPPPNEGKPSFENLLKMFMQLLTITAGDVQEALDWMNSLDRQYGITDDDYGMGNFIQDLKDKGYITDETPDGQFVITAKSEQSIRQSALEEIFGKLKKNKTGNHHTPFQGTGDELGSDIRDYEFGDSVEQISMLESIKNAQINHGYTEDFFLTERDLEVVDTEFKSQTSTVLMIDISHSMILYGEDRITPAKKVAMALAELITTKYPKDTLDIIVFGNDAWQVTIKDLPYLQVGPYHTNTVAGLELAMDLLRRRKNKNKQIFMITDGKPTCLKEGIRYYKNSFGLDKKILNKTLTLAAQCRRLKIPITTFMVASDPYLQQFVREFTQVNQGRAYYSSLKGLGNMLFEDFQRNRRKTF, from the coding sequence ATGCTTGGCTACCGCTTTTCTAAATATACACCTCCACCAAATGAGGGAAAACCAAGTTTTGAAAATCTTTTAAAAATGTTTATGCAATTACTAACTATTACAGCTGGTGATGTGCAGGAAGCATTGGATTGGATGAACAGTCTTGATCGACAATATGGGATTACTGATGATGACTATGGCATGGGAAATTTTATTCAGGACTTGAAAGACAAAGGATACATCACAGATGAAACACCCGATGGTCAATTTGTCATTACAGCTAAAAGTGAACAATCCATCCGGCAAAGTGCATTAGAGGAAATATTTGGTAAACTCAAAAAGAATAAAACAGGTAATCATCATACTCCCTTTCAGGGAACTGGAGATGAACTTGGTTCTGATATTCGCGATTATGAGTTTGGTGATTCTGTTGAACAGATATCCATGCTGGAATCTATCAAAAATGCCCAAATCAATCATGGATATACAGAAGACTTCTTTCTTACAGAGAGAGATCTCGAAGTTGTAGATACAGAATTTAAATCACAGACTTCTACTGTGCTGATGATCGATATCTCCCATTCTATGATTTTATATGGGGAGGATCGTATTACACCTGCCAAGAAAGTAGCGATGGCTTTGGCAGAACTAATTACAACCAAGTATCCTAAAGACACACTGGATATTATTGTATTTGGAAACGACGCATGGCAAGTAACGATTAAAGATCTTCCTTACCTGCAAGTAGGCCCATATCATACAAATACTGTGGCTGGTCTGGAACTCGCGATGGACTTACTGCGTCGTCGAAAAAACAAGAATAAACAAATCTTCATGATAACAGATGGTAAACCCACTTGTTTAAAGGAAGGCATTCGTTATTATAAAAATAGCTTCGGTTTGGATAAAAAAATTCTCAATAAAACATTAACACTTGCTGCACAATGTCGTAGACTGAAAATTCCGATTACCACCTTTATGGTAGCATCAGATCCATATCTGCAACAGTTTGTTCGTGAGTTTACTCAGGTAAATCAGGGACGCGCTTATTATAGTAGTCTCAAGGGGTTAGGAAATATGCTATTTGAAGATTTTCAACGCAATAGAAGAAAGACATTTTAA
- the bshA gene encoding N-acetyl-alpha-D-glucosaminyl L-malate synthase BshA, with protein MKIGIVCYPTFGGSGVVATELGKALAKEGHQVHFITYTQPARLDFFNENVFYHEVSIPTYPLFQYAPYELALASKMVNVVRYEQLDLLHVHYAIPHASAAYMAKQILKTYGIHIPVVTTLHGTDITLVGKDASFEPVVTFSINQSDGVTAVSDDLKKSTYQQFEITREIEVIPNFIDLERFKKQKKEHFKMAIAPNNEKILIHTSNFRKVKRIEDVVKVFAEVHKQIPSKLLLVGDGPERAGIERMCRQLDIADAVRFLGKLDAVEEVLSVSDLFIMPSEKESFGLAALEAMACEIPVISSNAGGLPELNVNGVSGFLSPVGDIDDMVKNALFVLKDENLPTFKKQAKERAAEFDISTILPKYESYYQRIVEESKSANLLTISK; from the coding sequence ATGAAAATCGGAATCGTCTGTTATCCTACCTTCGGAGGAAGTGGTGTCGTTGCTACAGAACTAGGCAAAGCATTAGCCAAAGAAGGTCATCAAGTACACTTTATTACCTATACTCAGCCTGCCAGGCTGGACTTCTTTAATGAGAATGTTTTTTATCATGAGGTATCGATTCCTACCTATCCATTATTTCAGTATGCACCTTATGAGTTAGCATTGGCCAGTAAAATGGTAAATGTAGTGCGTTATGAGCAACTGGATCTTTTACATGTTCACTATGCTATTCCACATGCTTCTGCTGCTTATATGGCTAAGCAAATCCTGAAAACATATGGCATTCATATACCGGTAGTTACTACATTGCATGGAACGGATATTACACTTGTTGGGAAAGACGCGTCCTTTGAACCTGTTGTTACATTTAGTATCAATCAGTCAGATGGAGTAACCGCAGTGTCGGATGACCTTAAGAAATCAACCTACCAACAGTTTGAAATCACGCGTGAGATCGAAGTAATTCCAAACTTTATTGACTTGGAACGTTTTAAGAAACAGAAGAAAGAGCATTTTAAAATGGCAATTGCTCCCAATAATGAAAAAATCCTGATTCATACTTCTAATTTTCGGAAAGTAAAGCGTATTGAAGATGTTGTAAAAGTGTTTGCCGAAGTACATAAACAAATACCCAGTAAACTATTACTGGTAGGTGATGGTCCGGAACGTGCTGGAATCGAAAGAATGTGTCGCCAACTGGATATCGCAGATGCAGTGCGCTTTCTGGGTAAACTTGATGCAGTAGAAGAAGTTCTTTCTGTTTCTGATCTGTTTATTATGCCATCTGAAAAAGAGAGCTTTGGATTGGCAGCACTAGAAGCAATGGCCTGTGAAATACCTGTAATTTCATCCAATGCAGGAGGCTTGCCTGAACTAAATGTAAATGGGGTTTCCGGGTTTCTGAGTCCAGTCGGTGATATAGATGATATGGTTAAAAATGCATTGTTTGTTTTAAAAGATGAGAACCTTCCCACTTTTAAAAAACAAGCGAAAGAAAGAGCAGCAGAATTTGATATCTCGACAATTTTGCCAAAATATGAATCTTATTACCAACGTATTGTGGAAGAAAGTAAGTCGGCTAACCTTCTTACTATCAGTAAATAA
- a CDS encoding sigma 54-interacting transcriptional regulator has translation MNYNQLTSDQKLKIKNIAELKAAGYEPKSIKQELRDNLIQRLRKKEEVFSGIWGYEETVIPDIERAILSMHHINLLGLRGQAKTRIARLMVNLLDEYIPVVKGSELNDDPLQPLSRFAKDLVAEHGDNTPVEWLHRNDRYTEKLATPDVSVADLIGDADPIKAATLKLPYSDERVIHFGLIPRSHRGIFVINELPDLQARIQVSLFNILQEGDIQIRGFKIRLPLDIQFVFTANPEDYTNRGSIVTPLKDRIDSQIITHYPKNSEIGKRITKQEAVVKKGQDSLVKMHEIMADLIEQVAIEARSSEYVDAKSGVSARLTISAYENLLSAAERRALVNGEKQTLVRIGDLWGVVPAITGKVELVYEGEQEGPQIVAQNLIGKAIRTLFLNYFPDPEKTKKQKSNGSNPYRSITDWFGEGNTIDLMNDMSNQEYRNSLLGVKGLRELVKERHSGLEETEQLFMMEFALHGLAEYSQISKNGLTAGLQFKDLLSSMFSGSNFGKDDFDDDDEDYGGKKRRF, from the coding sequence ATGAACTACAATCAACTAACATCCGACCAGAAACTAAAAATTAAAAACATAGCAGAATTAAAAGCTGCTGGATATGAACCGAAATCAATCAAACAGGAGCTGAGAGATAATCTAATACAGAGACTACGGAAAAAAGAAGAAGTGTTTTCAGGAATATGGGGATATGAAGAAACAGTTATTCCTGATATTGAGCGGGCAATTCTTTCCATGCATCATATCAATTTATTGGGTTTACGAGGACAGGCCAAAACACGTATAGCCCGACTGATGGTAAATTTGTTGGACGAATACATTCCTGTTGTCAAAGGGTCTGAATTGAATGATGATCCTTTACAACCTCTCTCACGGTTTGCCAAAGATCTGGTTGCTGAACACGGAGACAACACTCCTGTAGAATGGCTGCATCGAAATGATCGATATACAGAAAAGTTAGCTACACCTGATGTATCTGTAGCAGATTTAATTGGAGATGCCGATCCTATCAAAGCAGCAACATTGAAGCTACCCTATTCAGACGAACGTGTAATTCACTTTGGTCTAATACCTCGTTCTCATCGCGGAATTTTTGTTATAAACGAGTTGCCTGACCTTCAGGCTCGTATTCAGGTATCTCTGTTTAATATTTTACAAGAAGGCGATATTCAGATCAGAGGTTTTAAGATACGGTTGCCCTTGGATATTCAATTTGTCTTTACTGCAAATCCTGAAGATTATACCAACAGGGGAAGTATAGTCACACCATTAAAAGACCGTATTGACAGCCAGATCATCACTCACTATCCTAAAAATAGTGAAATAGGTAAACGAATCACGAAACAGGAGGCGGTTGTTAAAAAGGGACAGGATTCTTTGGTGAAAATGCACGAGATCATGGCAGATCTGATAGAGCAGGTAGCAATTGAAGCTCGCAGTAGTGAATATGTTGATGCGAAGAGTGGGGTTTCTGCACGTCTCACTATTTCTGCCTATGAAAATTTATTAAGTGCTGCTGAACGTCGGGCATTAGTAAATGGAGAAAAGCAAACACTTGTTCGGATTGGTGATTTGTGGGGAGTAGTTCCTGCCATTACAGGTAAGGTAGAATTGGTATATGAAGGCGAACAAGAAGGACCACAAATTGTAGCCCAGAACCTTATAGGCAAAGCTATTCGTACTTTATTCCTAAATTATTTTCCAGATCCTGAAAAAACAAAGAAACAAAAAAGCAATGGCTCAAATCCGTATCGTAGTATTACAGATTGGTTTGGAGAAGGAAATACCATTGATCTGATGAATGATATGTCAAATCAGGAATACCGTAATTCTCTACTTGGTGTAAAAGGATTACGTGAACTGGTAAAAGAACGTCATAGTGGTCTTGAAGAAACTGAACAATTGTTTATGATGGAGTTTGCTTTACATGGTCTAGCCGAATACTCTCAGATTAGCAAAAATGGCTTAACTGCTGGCTTACAGTTTAAGGATCTCTTAAGTAGTATGTTTAGCGGATCCAACTTTGGGAAAGACGATTTTGACGACGATGACGAAGATTATGGCGGTAAAAAAAGAAGGTTTTAA
- a CDS encoding SelT/SelW/SelH family protein produces MKPSVTIEYCPKCGWLLRAAWMAQELLTTFSEDLGQVTLRPGEIAGRYLVFLNDEVIFDRKQAGHFPEPKELKQLIRDKAFPEKSLGHSDSKSIKP; encoded by the coding sequence ATGAAACCATCTGTAACAATAGAATATTGTCCTAAATGTGGTTGGCTGTTACGTGCAGCCTGGATGGCACAGGAATTACTTACAACTTTCTCAGAAGATCTTGGACAGGTAACATTACGTCCAGGAGAAATAGCAGGAAGATATCTTGTTTTTTTGAATGATGAAGTGATCTTTGACAGAAAACAAGCTGGTCATTTTCCTGAGCCTAAAGAACTTAAACAACTCATTCGCGACAAAGCATTTCCTGAGAAATCTCTTGGACACTCAGATTCCAAAAGTATCAAACCATAA
- a CDS encoding hydroxypyruvate isomerase family protein, whose protein sequence is MIRRDFVKKSLAVAGVAGINIPAQVAGDDNPLPAKNKFNLKYAPHFGMFENLAGKDLFDQLKVMSELGFTAIEDNGMMGRTPEIQTKIGETLAKYGMTMGVFVIDGGDNWKISLTTGKQEFKDTFLKTCRTAVEVAKRCNAKWMTVVPGFFERHIPIGIQTGNVIDALRQGSEILAPHGLTMVLEPLSDTPELFLRNSDQTYMICRAVNSPACKILFDMYHMQRNEGDVITNLDRTWSEIGYLQIGDNPGRKEPTSGEMNYKNIFKHIHEKGWQGILGMEHGNAKPGKEGEIALFNAYVETDSFLPKPAAATSGKTKGKK, encoded by the coding sequence ATGATTCGTCGTGATTTTGTTAAAAAAAGTCTGGCTGTTGCGGGAGTAGCCGGAATAAATATTCCTGCACAAGTTGCCGGTGATGACAATCCTCTTCCAGCTAAAAATAAATTCAATCTAAAATATGCTCCTCATTTTGGTATGTTTGAAAACCTGGCAGGCAAAGATTTGTTTGATCAGCTTAAGGTAATGTCAGAACTTGGATTCACTGCCATAGAGGATAACGGCATGATGGGACGTACACCAGAGATACAGACAAAGATTGGTGAGACATTAGCGAAATATGGGATGACTATGGGGGTGTTTGTAATAGATGGAGGTGATAACTGGAAAATCTCTTTGACAACAGGCAAACAGGAATTTAAAGATACATTTCTAAAAACTTGCCGGACAGCAGTAGAAGTAGCCAAAAGATGTAATGCCAAGTGGATGACTGTAGTACCTGGATTTTTTGAAAGACATATCCCAATAGGTATTCAGACCGGCAATGTGATTGATGCACTACGCCAGGGATCTGAAATATTGGCACCTCATGGATTAACTATGGTATTAGAACCATTGAGTGATACGCCTGAATTATTTCTAAGAAACTCTGATCAGACCTATATGATTTGTCGTGCAGTAAATAGTCCAGCCTGCAAGATATTGTTTGATATGTATCATATGCAGCGTAATGAAGGTGATGTTATTACAAACTTAGATCGTACATGGTCAGAGATAGGCTATTTGCAGATTGGTGACAATCCAGGACGTAAAGAGCCTACATCTGGCGAGATGAACTATAAGAATATTTTTAAACATATTCACGAAAAAGGCTGGCAGGGAATATTAGGTATGGAACATGGTAATGCAAAACCTGGAAAAGAAGGTGAAATCGCTTTATTTAATGCGTATGTTGAAACAGATAGCTTCTTACCTAAACCAGCAGCAGCTACAAGTGGGAAGACAAAAGGAAAGAAATGA
- a CDS encoding PaaI family thioesterase has translation MPDSILEYFQSQIGKSVEKSSASLGNWLNGTFVDVKEGEMTVSFVVRKDMTNPLGILHGGAASAIIDDVMGMTVYALGKEFVYVTVSLTVDFLDNAKEGETIYAKTRVVRNGKTLINVECQLTNEQNKLLAKGTSNFVATSIKTSL, from the coding sequence ATGCCTGATTCTATCCTCGAATACTTTCAGTCTCAGATAGGAAAGTCTGTCGAAAAATCTTCTGCCAGTTTAGGAAACTGGCTTAATGGAACTTTTGTGGATGTAAAGGAAGGTGAAATGACAGTCTCGTTTGTGGTACGTAAAGATATGACCAATCCTTTGGGAATATTGCATGGTGGGGCCGCCTCTGCTATTATTGATGATGTAATGGGTATGACAGTCTATGCATTAGGAAAGGAATTTGTGTATGTAACGGTTAGTCTTACTGTCGATTTTCTGGATAATGCTAAAGAAGGAGAAACCATTTATGCAAAGACCAGAGTTGTACGCAATGGGAAAACATTAATTAATGTAGAATGCCAACTGACTAATGAGCAGAATAAATTACTTGCAAAAGGAACCTCTAATTTTGTCGCTACTTCAATCAAAACAAGTCTGTAA
- a CDS encoding GNAT family N-acetyltransferase — MSVIITTLSTDDEIEQLLKLQHKNLARNNSPQTIESQGFVTVEHTFDLLKQMNQAEPQIVARDGEKIVGYALVMLKEFRQSIPVLEPMFAMLSQIYLSNKVLSDYHYYVMGQICIDEQYRGQGLFDQLYLGQKEQLKDRYELCVTEVATRNQRSMNAHRRVGFESIHEYTAPNDENWAVVVWNIRK; from the coding sequence ATGTCTGTTATCATCACCACGTTAAGCACAGATGATGAAATTGAGCAATTACTAAAGCTTCAACATAAAAATCTTGCCCGGAATAACTCTCCTCAGACCATCGAAAGTCAGGGCTTCGTAACGGTAGAACATACATTTGATCTGCTAAAACAGATGAATCAGGCAGAACCACAGATTGTAGCCAGAGATGGAGAAAAGATCGTTGGCTATGCCCTGGTTATGCTCAAAGAGTTTAGACAATCTATTCCTGTGCTGGAGCCTATGTTTGCCATGTTGTCTCAGATATATCTTTCGAATAAGGTATTATCAGATTACCACTATTATGTAATGGGACAAATCTGTATTGATGAACAATATCGTGGGCAGGGACTTTTTGACCAGCTTTATCTGGGACAGAAAGAACAATTAAAAGATCGCTATGAACTATGCGTTACAGAGGTGGCTACCCGTAATCAACGTTCTATGAATGCTCATCGTAGAGTGGGTTTTGAATCCATTCATGAATATACAGCTCCCAATGATGAAAACTGGGCTGTTGTTGTGTGGAATATACGTAAATAA